A single Cannabis sativa cultivar Pink pepper isolate KNU-18-1 chromosome 7, ASM2916894v1, whole genome shotgun sequence DNA region contains:
- the LOC115696697 gene encoding ammonium transporter 2 member 5-like: MANLNATVPLPSNLIPDFASPEWMNKADNAWQLTAATLVGMQSVPGLLILYGGAVKKKWAVNSAFMVLYAFACVLVCWVGWGYQMSFGDKLFPLWGKANVALDQKYFFQKAFLGMIPNATMVYFQFVFAAITLILIAGALLGRMNFYAWMLFVPLWLTFSYTVVAFSIWSTNGYFSVNGIIDYSGGYVIHLSSGVAGFTAAYWVGPRLNKDRERFPPNNILLMLAGAGLLWLGWTGFNGGDPYVVSMDASLAVLNTHICTATSLLTWLVLDIVFFGKPSVIGAVQGMITGLVCITPAAGVVQGWAAIIMGICSGSIPWFTMMVVHKKWKILQKVDDTMAVLHTHAVAGTLGGLLTGLFAEPKLNFLFYGHYNEYMGLFYGFHMGKVREGFRQMGWQIYGIVFVVVLNIIMTSLVCIVVRLIVPLRMSEEDLEIGDEAAHGEEAYAIWGQGEKEANANNHKYGGGHIEMA, from the exons atggcCAATCTCAATGCCACCGTTCCATTACCTTCTAACCTAATACCAGACTTTGCAAGTCCAGAATGGATGAACAAAGCCGACAACGCGTGGCAACTGACGGCGGCAACGTTAGTAGGGATGCAGAGTGTTCCGGGGCTGTTAATTTTGTACGGTGGTGCGGTCAAAAAGAAATGGGCTGTAAATTCGGCTTTCATGGTTTTATACGCATTCGCTTGCGTTCTAGTTTGTTGGGTTGGTTGGGGTTACCAAATGTCCTTTGGTGACAAACTATTTCCTCTTTGGGGAAAAGCCAATGTTGCATTGGACCAGAAATACTTCTTCCAGAAAGCGTTTCTTGGAATGATACCAAATGCAACTATGGTGTACTTTCAGTTTGTTTTTGCAGCTATAACATTGATTCTTATTGCTGGAGCATTGTTGGGGAGAATGAATTTCTATGCGTGGATGTTGTTCGTTCCTCTATGGCTAACGTTTTCGTACACTGTTGTGGCTTTCAGTATATGGTCTACTAATGGGTATTTTTCTGTTAATggaattattgattattctggTGGATATGTCATTCACTTGTCTTCTGGTGTTGCTGGTTTCACTGCTGCATATTGG gttggacctagactgaacaAGGATAGAGAAAGGTTCCCTCCAAATAACATTCTTTTGATGTTGGCGGGGGCTGGATTGTTATGGTTAGGATGGACAGGATTCAATGGAGGAGACCCTTATGTAGTCAGCATGGATGCTTCATTAGCCGTATTGAACACTCATATTTGTACTGCCACTAGTTTGCTCACTTGGCTTGTTCTTGACATTGTGTTTTTCGGAAAACCCTCTGTCATTGGCGCAGTCCAAGGAATGATCACTGGCTTGGTCTGTATCACCCCAGCTGCTG GGGTCGTACAAGGATGGGCAGCCATTATCATGGGTATATGTTCGGGCTCCATCCCATGGTTCACTATGATGGTTGTTCATAAGAAATGGAAAATTCTTCAGAAGGTTGATGACACCATGGCTGTACTTCACACTCACGCTGTCGCCGGAACCCTAGGGGGACTTCTAACTGGCCTCTTCGCAGAGCCGAAGCTCAATTTTTTGTTCTATGGTCACTATAATGAGTACATGGGGTTATTTTATGGTTTTCATATGGGAAAAGTGAGGGAAGGATTTAGGCAAATGGGGTGGCAAATTTACGGGATAGTGTTTGTTGTTGTCCTAAATATCATTATGACCAGCCTTGTTTGCATTGTGGTGAGATTAATTGTTCCTTTGAGGATGTCAGAAGAGGATTTGGAGATCGGAGATGAAGCAGCCCATGGAGAAGAAGCTTATGCCATTTGGGGTCAAGGTGAGAAAGAAGCGAATGCTAATAACCACAAGTATGGAGGAGGTCACATTGAGATGGCGTAA
- the LOC133039892 gene encoding uncharacterized protein LOC133039892: MVGGSENRRTKQKRRVGLLYDDRMCKHAPPNKTDWPEIPDRIKSIWTKLQTAGITQRCVLLDAKEVEDNQVLLVHSQNHLKLMKDISSKKFSSRRKKIASKYDSIYFNEGSSQAASLAAGSVVQVIEQVAKGELSSGVAIVRPPGHHAEHDKPIGFCLYNNVAIAAKFILNEKPELGIKRILIVDWDVHHGNGTQKMFWEDPRVLFFSVHRHEFGNFFPFNDDGFYTMVGNGPGAGYNINVPWENNQCGDADYIAVWDHILIPVAKEFNPDMIIVSAGFDAAVNDPLGECLVTPFGYSVMLKKLMDFAHGKVVLALEGGYNLESTASSMLACVEVLLDDKPNDGSLDVYPLESTWRVIKAVRHELHMFWPVLAEELPKTITNQKVPLIPYVTSSSSDSEVDFLDNLPTNKSSFEDQFLTAMATEVDNFISHQFARPMDELLATLAGVHSPDASPPPAASQLVTPEGFSSSAPSGAIVLVDEEEEVEEVEKGEEADPAALECKRKGKMVEEEPSKRPCRVDTRAPSHDSGIPSEAEEYTVPRGIVLTPVPGDEERQNLREAKYNYALDEYSRGHAEVEALKKILREEQQNTLNEEAFRNPWDLNMDPLTDWFNRFLGPTLAPFALEMTSEFVSHLTQFPPKRYAACASLNSIYQVQDISNAMAAITAETSRLSKTLINHGFVMSEFGGIDEAVRILRDLSAERRAIQEEADRREALAKAKLKEEAKQREAQAEAKLQEEAKRREAELEARHREALKAEGEAVAKARRELQEAREAMDEMAAKVKSLEELHQADLQSMTNLTVEVKELSDFKVQALEKAKREELLTPVSCKHAPNALMMASTWRGSRTARASNSTSIPSLRRLLLSSGRRRKSLMLCLKRVGAFAFLVLIRPLSPA; the protein is encoded by the exons ATGGTGGGTGGTAGTGAGAATAGGAGGACTAAACAGAAGAGGAGAGTTGGTTTATTGTATGATGATCGAATGTGTAAGCATGCACCTCCTAACAAAACAGATTGGCCAGAAATCCCTGATCGCATCAAATCCATTTGGACCAAACTTCAAACAGCTGGTATAACCCAAAG GTGTGTTCTACTGGATGCCAAAGAGGTAGAAGATAACCAAGTATTGTTAGTTCACTCCCAAAATCATTTGAAATTGATGAAAGACATAAGTTCCAAAAAATTTAGTTCTCGAAGAAAGAAAATTGCATCAAAATATGACTCTATTTATTTCAATGAAGGATCATCTCAAGCTGCTTCTCTTGCGGCAGGCTCTGTCGTACAG GTTATTGAACAAGTTGCCAAAGGGGAACTAAGTTCTGGTGTGGCTATTGTTAGGCCTCCAGGACATCATGCTGAACATGATAAACCAATAGGATTTTGTCTTTACAATAATGTGGCTATTGCAGCGAAATTCATATTGAATGAAAAA CCAGAACTGGGTATTAAAAGAATTTTAATTGTTGATTGGGATGTCCATCATGGTAACGGTACTCAAAAGATGTTTTGGGAGGATCCACGTGTATTATTTTTCTCAGTTCATAG GCATGAGTTTGGAAACTTTTTTCCATTTAATGATGATGGTTTTTACACGATGGTGGGCAATGGACCGGGTGCTGGATATAATATAAATGTCCCATGGGAGAATAATCAATGTGGGGATGCTGATTACATTGCGGTTTGGGATCATATTTTGATTCCTGTTGCTAAGGAatttaatcctgacatgattatagtgtctGCCGGGTTTGATGCAG CTGTTAATGATCCCTTAGGAGAATGCCTTGTCACGCCATTTGGATACTCAGTCATGTTGAAGAAG TTGATGGATTTCGCCCACGGGAAAGTTGTATTGGCTTTAGAAGGAGGTTACAATCTTGAGTCTACAGCGAGTTCAATGCTTGCTTGTGTTGAAGTTCTGCTAGATGATAAACCAAATGATGGATCTTTAGATGTATACCCGTTAGAGTCTACATGGCGTGTAATAAAAGCG GTTCGCCATGAATTACATATGTTTTGGCCAGTACTTGCAGAGGAATTGCCAAAAACAATAACTAATCAAAAAGTACCTCTAATTCCG TATGTGACATCTTCAAGCTCTGATTCCGAAGTAGACTTTCTGGACAACCTCCCAACCAACAAAAGTTCTTTCGAAGATCAATTCTTGACAGCCATGGCTACTGAGGTTGACAATTTCATCTCTCATCAGTTTG CCAGGCCCATGGATGAACTCTTGGCCACTCTTGCTGGAGTCCACAGTCCCGATGCTTCTCCACCTCCGGCTGCTTCTCAGTTGGTCACTCCCGAGGGGTTCTCCTCCAGTGCCCCTTCGGGCGCCATTGTCTTGGTGGATGAGGAGGAGGAGGTTGAGGAAGTTGAAAAAGGTGAAGAAGCAGATCCGGCCGCCCTCGAGTGCAAGCGCAAGGGGAAGATGGTGGAGGAGGAGCCTTCTAAGCGACCTTGTAGGGTGGACACTCGGGCTCCGAGCCATGACTCTGGGATTCCTTCCGAGGCGGAGGAATACACTGTGCCTCGCGGCATAGTGTTGACTCCGGTCCCGGGTGACGAGGAGAGACAGAATCTTCGGGAGGCCAAATACAATTACGCCCTCGACGAGTACAGCCGGGGGCATGCTGAAGTGGAGGCCTTGAAGAAAATCTTACGGGAGGAGCAGCAAAATACTCTCAACGAGGAGGCCTTCCGGAATCCGTGGGACCTGAACATGGATCCGCTGACGGACTGGTTCAATCGCTTCctcgggcccaccttggctccttttgccttGGAGATGACCAGCGAGTTTGTCTCCCATCTGACTCAGTTCCCGCCTAAACGATATGCCGCTTGTGCCTCCTTGAACTCCATTTACCAGGTTCAAGACATTAGCAACGCCATGGCTGCG ATTACTGCGGAGACCAGCCGCCTTTCCAAGACCTTaattaatcatggcttcgtcATGTCCGAATTTGGGGGCATAGACGAGGCCGTGAGGATCCTGCGTGACCTGTCTGCTGAAAGGCGGGCGATCCAGGAGGAGGCTGATCGAAGGGAGGCCCTCGCTAAGGCGAAGCTCAAGGAGGAAGCTAAACAGAGGGAAGCCCAGGCAGAGGCGAAGCTccaagaggaggccaaacggagggaggctgaGCTGGAGGCGAGGCATCGGGAGGCGCTGAAGGCGGAGGGTGAGGCCGTCGCCAAGGCTAGGCGTGAGCTTcaggaggccagggaagccatGGACGAGATGGCTGCCAAGGTAAAGTCCTTAGAGGAATTGCACCAGGCAGATCTGCAGTCTATGACCAACCTGACTGTGGAGGTGAAGGAGTTGAGTGACTTCAAGGTTCAGGCTTTGGAAAAGGCCAAAAGAGAAGAACTCCTAACCCCCGTCTCCTGCAAGCACGCGCCAAACGCTTTGATGATGGCGTCTACATGGCGTGGAAGTCGAACGGCCAGAGCATCAAACTCGACTTCTATCCCAAGCCTGAGGAGGCTCTTGCTAAgttccgggagaagaagaaaaagcttgatgctATGCTTGAAGCGCGTCGGGGCCTTCGCCTTCCTCGTATTGATTAGGCCGCTGAGTCCAGCC